GGTCCTCTCCCAGCCTCTCTATGGCAGGCTCAGGAAATGGAACTCAGGGCAGAATATCCTTTCCTTCTCCAGGATACAGAACAGGATCCGGAATGCTGGATGGCTCAGGATAGCGCTCTGGCTGCAAAAAGGGCCCCCGAAGGACTTCCGACGGAGGATTTTTTTCAACCAGCACAGGTGCACACCTCAGCTCACTGTCCATTATGGAAACAGAAAATTCTACTGCAATATTGTTCGGATCAAACGTGTAGACGGAGTGTACAAAGCCATGGTCTACAGCTTCCGACATCCAGATACCAGCTGCTTCAAAACGTGCTTTGATAAGGGCCAGATCCCTGCTGCCTTCAAGACCTATGGCCACATGATCAAAGGCAAAGGGACCTGCAACCGGAACACCATGATCCTTTTCTATCAAGGGTTTCGTATCCGGCCACTCAAAAAATGACAGTGCACAGTTGTCTGATATGGAAAAAAAATACTGCCGGTATCCCTGTCTTCCAAAGCCCAGAAAAAGGGGTAACCCCACAAGATCCCGCCAGAATACAATGGTCCCATTCAGATCACAGGTTGCCATGGCCAGGTGATGAATACCCGTAAACCGCAAAGAACCGTTCATTGAAAAAAATTCCTGTCTGTCATGAAAGATCGCTGCCCTGTATGTTCCTGAATCTTCAGTCTGTACGGCACAGCCGATGGATGGTCTGGGCGTGCCATTTGCCCTTGTTGGAAAATGTCGGTACATTATTTCTTTCCAGATATTCAGCTATCTGCTCATAAGTGGCGCCTTCCTGACGAAGATCCTTGATTTTCGTAATAATATGTTTTTTCTCCGCACGGGACATCTTACGGACAATGGGCTCCTCCCCTTCCGTTCCTTTTTCACGGGCTACTTTTCCCACAGTATCAGATCCTGTTTTCTCGGGAAATATAGCAGAGGGTGCGGCAGATACATGAAAAAAATCCTGAGCGATGGGCAGAAGCCCTTCAAGTATGCTAAGCTTTCGCTCTTCTGCATCGGCATGACGCTCACGGGCTTCTGCGATGCGTTCGGCAGTATCGCTCAGGCCCTGAAGCAGACCATGAATCCCCAGAAGGGCTTCACTGATATTCTGCAGGACTTCCGTGCTTGCCAGATGGGACGGTTTCCGTGACTGGGGTGTCCGGCGGTCGTATCCTCCCCGCCGCTCAGGGTGAGGATAACTGGCCTCATGGGTTCCCCTTCCCTGCATTCGGTCTTTATGGGTGGAGCGGAGATTCTTTAAAAAATCATTCATACGGTCTCCTTGCCTGTGGAATATCGTCTGGAGCAAGAGGCGTCATTCATCCATATGGATCAAACAAATGTATAAGGTCCCGATGCAACGAAGCCGGGAAGAACAGCGTTACTGTCATCCCCGGATACAATACGTACGGTATACCCTGTGAGGGTAGACCCAAAGATAAAACAAGGATATAAGGACTGATATTGATTTTGGATAAAAAAAGAATACATTATAAAAATAGGAATTGTCAATTCCATAATTTTTCAGCTATAAGAAACGGTTTTGTTTTTTGAATTATCAAAAAATAAAAAACAACCGGTTTTGAAAGAATACATCTTTCCAGATCAAACCGGATTTTATTGCCGGTATAAAAATCCGGGCCGCCATGCCTGCAGCATACAAGAATCTTCGCATTCTCCGCACCGCCCATAGATTGCTGCCGGCAGTTTCATGTTATTTTATGTACCCTTAACCCGCCACAGACGGGGATAATCTTAGGACTACCATGTCATTTGAATCATTACATTTGCGAAACATTGCCATTATTGCCCATGTTGACCACGGAAAAACCACCCTTGTTGATACCATGTTTCGCCAGAGTGGCGTTTTTCGCCCGGACCAGGAAGTGGCTGAAAGAATCATGGACAGCATGGATATTGAAAGGGAGCGCGGCATTACCATTGCTGCTAAAAACTGCTCCGTTCGATATGGAGACACAAAGATCAATATTCTTGACACCCCCGGTCATGCCGATTTCGGAGCGGAGGTGGAACGCGCCCTCTCCATGGTTGATGGAGCCATTCTGCTGGTCGACGCCGCGGAAGGCCCCCTTCCCCAAACCCGCTTTGTTCTTAAAAAAACCTTTGAAGCACACATACCTGTCATTGTTGCCATCAACAAAGTGGATCGTCAGGATGCGAGACCACAGGAAGTTCTCAATGAAATCTATGACCTCTTCATCGATCTGGAAGCCACAGAAACACAAATAGAATTTCCATGCCTCTATACCATAGGGCGTGATGGTCGATCAGGCCCGGAACCAGATAAACTGGGAGATGATCTCAGCCTTCTTTTTGAAACCATACTCTCCCACATTCCCCCTCCCAAGGTGAATCCCGACGGACCTTTTTCCCTTCTGGTATCTGACATTGGCTACTCCGATTATCTGGGACGCCTTGCCATCGGCATGATCCGCAGTGGGACGCTGAAAAGTCGCATGCCCATTGTCCGTGCCAATGCAAAAGGTCAACTGATTCCCTTCCGGCTCTCCACCATGCAGGTTTATGAGGGGACCCAGCTGACTAAAAGCGATATGGCTTCGGCCGGTGAAATCGTGGTGCTTTCCGGCAACGAAGATGTGGAAATAGGAGATACGCTCACCCTTGCCGACACCCCATTGATTCAGCCCAGAATCCGTGTGGATGAGCCTACTGTTGCCATGCGTTTCACCATCAATAACTCCCCTCTGTCTGGTCGGGAAGGGACCCTTGTTCAATCCCGAAAAATCCGGGAAAGACTGGAAAAGGAGACCTTACGCAATGTTGCCATCCAGATCGAGAACACGGATGATAAAGACACCTTTCTGGTAAAAGGCCGTGGGGAATTCCAGATGGCCATTCTCATAGAAACCATGCGCAGGGAGGGTTTTGAGCTCTGTGTGGGACGCCCTGAGGTTATTTTTCGGGAAGAAAACGGTGTCCGGCTGGAACCCATGGAAGATGTATACATAGACTGTGACGAAACCTTTATGGGTGTTGTCACCGAAAAAATGTCCATTCGTAAAAGCCGCATGGAGTCCCTTGTCAACAATGGTTCCGGCAGGGTCAGGATGCACTTTATTGCTCCATCCCGGGCACTCATCGGATACAGGGATGAATTCCTCACGGACACAAGAGGGACAGGTATTCTTAACGCTCTTTTTGCAGGATATGAACCTTACAGAGGTGATTTCCCCAGCCGCTTTACAGGCTCTCTGGTATCGGATCGGTCCGGCGTGGCCATACCTTACGCCCTCTTTAATCTGGAACCAAGGGGTGTACTTTTCATTACACCGGGATCTCCCGTTTATACCGGAATGGTCATTGGCATTCATGCCAAGGATAACGATCTTGATGTCAATCCCTGCAAGGAAAAGAAGCTGACCAACATGCGTGCTTCCGGCAAAGATGACAATGTCACTCTGCGCCCTGTAAAACCCATGACCCTTGAAGCCGCGCTTCAGTTTATTGCAGAAGATGAGCTGGTTGAGGTGACGCCCTTAAGCATACGCTTACGAAAAACCTACCTCAATTACCACGACAGACAAAAAAATAAAAAACAGAAAACCAGCTGATCCATTCCATTCCTGAGATAAAAACATATCCCGCGCCTGTTCTTCTGTTCAGCAAAACAGAACCAGTGCGGGATATTTTTTTTATCCGTTACAAGGCTATCCTGTTTTGATTCAGGATCTTTCCGTCTCTGTCCCATAGTTATCAGCCTCTTCCACAAAGGCTTCAAACCCCTTTACATCAAGAAAACGGGTTATCATATCATTGAGGGTTTCAGCGGGATCTGCCTTTCCCCCTCTTTCCTTTGCCGCTTTTTTGGCGTTTCTAACCACGCTTGCCAAGGTCTCTGCACTGACCTGAATTCTCGCATGAACTGTCACTGATGTCATGGGGCTTCCTTTCACGGCTAATCAAAAAAAATCGCTGTTTTTCCACCATGCTCTCAAGTGCCTGCCGGATATGAGGCTCCTCCTTACCTGCGTCAAAACATTCAATCCAGAGAGTAGGTCAATAGAACCAGATCAGCATTCCGCATCACAGATCAAAAGCCTGATCAGCCGACCCGTCAGCCCTTTCAATCCGACGGTAGCCATCATGTTTGCTGGTAACGCATTATACATCTCTCCCCTTACGAACAAAACCCTGCCAGCAATCAATATAAAGCGCCTCATCAGAGCCCACCATGTCTTCTCGAAAAAGCTCATAGCGCCATACAAAAAATGGAGGCAGGCAGATATGCCTCCTCCACAGTTCTTTCTGGTACCGAAGGGGAGACTCGAACTCCCACGCCCGAAGGCACCAGATCCTAAGTCTGGCGTGTCTGCCAATTCCACCACTTCGGCTTTACGCAAAGTTTGTACGTAATTTTTACCCCAAGGTCAAGAGGAAGAAAAAAATACGCCTTCCAAGCAGGCCAGCCGCATGCAAAACGCGGTTAGGCTGATAACAGCTATCGGCCAGCCGAGGAAACCATTCAGAGTACCTGACGGAAAGGATAGCAAAAAAACAAAACTAGCATACCAGACTATCCGTACAACATGACGTTCGAATGAGGTAAAAAAATTACTTGTGATAACCCCGCTTTTTGCTGCTTATGCATTGACTTTTAAGGATGGGTATTTTAAAAAAAGATATCCGGATTACAAAAAGCATGGCTGGCACGGATGGCACGGCTCTGGTTT
This genomic stretch from Desulfobotulus pelophilus harbors:
- a CDS encoding VOC family protein, translated to MNGSLRFTGIHHLAMATCDLNGTIVFWRDLVGLPLFLGFGRQGYRQYFFSISDNCALSFFEWPDTKPLIEKDHGVPVAGPFAFDHVAIGLEGSRDLALIKARFEAAGIWMSEAVDHGFVHSVYTFDPNNIAVEFSVSIMDSELRCAPVLVEKNPPSEVLRGPFLQPERYPEPSSIPDPVLYPGEGKDILP
- a CDS encoding recombinase family protein encodes the protein MNDFLKNLRSTHKDRMQGRGTHEASYPHPERRGGYDRRTPQSRKPSHLASTEVLQNISEALLGIHGLLQGLSDTAERIAEARERHADAEERKLSILEGLLPIAQDFFHVSAAPSAIFPEKTGSDTVGKVAREKGTEGEEPIVRKMSRAEKKHIITKIKDLRQEGATYEQIAEYLERNNVPTFSNKGKWHAQTIHRLCRTD
- the typA gene encoding translational GTPase TypA; the encoded protein is MSFESLHLRNIAIIAHVDHGKTTLVDTMFRQSGVFRPDQEVAERIMDSMDIERERGITIAAKNCSVRYGDTKINILDTPGHADFGAEVERALSMVDGAILLVDAAEGPLPQTRFVLKKTFEAHIPVIVAINKVDRQDARPQEVLNEIYDLFIDLEATETQIEFPCLYTIGRDGRSGPEPDKLGDDLSLLFETILSHIPPPKVNPDGPFSLLVSDIGYSDYLGRLAIGMIRSGTLKSRMPIVRANAKGQLIPFRLSTMQVYEGTQLTKSDMASAGEIVVLSGNEDVEIGDTLTLADTPLIQPRIRVDEPTVAMRFTINNSPLSGREGTLVQSRKIRERLEKETLRNVAIQIENTDDKDTFLVKGRGEFQMAILIETMRREGFELCVGRPEVIFREENGVRLEPMEDVYIDCDETFMGVVTEKMSIRKSRMESLVNNGSGRVRMHFIAPSRALIGYRDEFLTDTRGTGILNALFAGYEPYRGDFPSRFTGSLVSDRSGVAIPYALFNLEPRGVLFITPGSPVYTGMVIGIHAKDNDLDVNPCKEKKLTNMRASGKDDNVTLRPVKPMTLEAALQFIAEDELVEVTPLSIRLRKTYLNYHDRQKNKKQKTS